A genomic segment from Longimicrobium sp. encodes:
- the serS gene encoding serine--tRNA ligase produces AGDRIKEIDARLREVEGAVEHELLRIPNLVDPSVPEGGEEANQVVRTWGEPRAFGFAPRPHWEIGAELGLMDLAGGAKVAGSGFPAYRGMGARLQRALINFFLDLHTREHGYTEVEPPFLVTRESMQGTGQYPKFVEDGDAYELPEDGLYLVPTSEVPLVNLLRDELLDAGRLPTRFTAYSPCFRREAGSAGKDTRGLLRLHQFDKVELVRFERPERSWEALEEMTGHAERVLQLLGLPYRVLLLAGGDTGFGSAKTYDLEVWAPGVDRWLEVSSASNMTDFQARRASIRYRPEPGARPEFVHTLNASGLALPRTVIALLENGQQEDGSVTIPEPLRPYLGTDRLVRP; encoded by the coding sequence GGCCGGCGACCGCATCAAGGAGATCGATGCCCGGCTGCGCGAGGTGGAAGGCGCCGTCGAGCACGAGTTGCTGCGCATTCCCAACCTGGTGGACCCGTCCGTTCCCGAGGGCGGCGAAGAGGCCAACCAGGTCGTCCGCACCTGGGGGGAGCCGCGCGCGTTCGGCTTCGCCCCGCGCCCGCACTGGGAGATCGGCGCCGAGCTGGGCTTGATGGACCTGGCGGGCGGCGCCAAGGTGGCGGGGAGCGGCTTTCCCGCGTACCGGGGGATGGGCGCCCGGCTGCAGCGCGCGCTGATCAACTTCTTCCTCGACCTGCACACCCGCGAGCACGGCTACACCGAGGTGGAGCCGCCCTTCCTGGTGACGCGCGAGTCCATGCAGGGCACGGGGCAGTATCCCAAGTTCGTGGAAGACGGCGACGCCTACGAGCTGCCGGAAGACGGGCTGTACCTGGTGCCCACCAGCGAGGTGCCGCTGGTGAACCTGCTGCGCGACGAGCTGCTGGACGCCGGCCGCCTGCCCACGCGCTTCACGGCCTACTCGCCCTGCTTCCGGCGTGAGGCGGGGTCGGCGGGCAAGGACACGCGCGGGCTGCTGCGGCTTCACCAGTTCGACAAGGTGGAGCTGGTGCGCTTCGAGCGGCCGGAGCGCTCGTGGGAGGCGCTGGAGGAGATGACGGGGCACGCCGAGCGGGTGCTTCAGCTGCTGGGCCTTCCCTACCGCGTGCTGCTGCTGGCCGGCGGCGACACGGGCTTCGGCTCGGCCAAGACGTACGACCTGGAGGTGTGGGCGCCGGGTGTAGACCGCTGGCTGGAAGTGTCGAGCGCTAGCAACATGACGGACTTTCAGGCGCGCCGTGCCAGCATCCGCTACCGCCCCGAGCCGGGCGCCCGCCCCGAGTTCGTCCACACGCTGAACGCGTCGGGGCTGGCGCTGCCGCGCACGGTGATCGCCCTGCTGGAAAACGGACAGCAGGAAGACGGGTCGGTCACCATTCCCGAGCCGCTGCGCCCGTACCTGGGGACGGACCGGCTGGTTCGCCCCTGA